In Nocardioides sp. InS609-2, a single genomic region encodes these proteins:
- a CDS encoding MarP family serine protease — protein sequence MNLLDWLLVALAGIYALSGYWQGFVTGAFATAGLLLGGLFGIWLAPVALGDAEPSMWVSLGALFIVIVSASLGQAVLQYAGARIRDAIKWQPVRALDAIGGAALSAFAVLLVAWALGVAISGSRIDGVTALVRNSAVLAQVDETLPTSADGVLRAFNNVVGTSFFPRYLEPFASERIVNVGPGPKRLLTDPDVDAAQASVLKVHGTNSCGNGIEGSGFVYAPGRLMTNAHVVAGVDGVEVLLDAGPLPAEVVYYNEDLDVAVLEFDSSGLPSLVFDREAKAGDGVAILGYPQDGPYDVQVARVRSEQRLRSPDIYGQGTVLREVFSLRGLVRPGNSGGPIITSEGRVAGVVFAASVTDMQTGYALTSDAVAESAALGLTASGAVDTGGCAG from the coding sequence GTGAACCTCCTCGACTGGCTCCTCGTGGCGCTCGCAGGCATCTATGCACTCTCGGGCTACTGGCAGGGGTTCGTCACCGGAGCATTCGCGACGGCGGGGCTGCTGCTCGGCGGCCTGTTCGGCATCTGGCTGGCGCCGGTCGCCCTCGGCGACGCCGAGCCGTCGATGTGGGTCTCGCTGGGCGCGCTGTTCATCGTCATCGTCTCGGCGTCGTTGGGTCAGGCGGTCCTGCAGTACGCCGGCGCCCGGATCCGTGATGCCATCAAGTGGCAACCCGTGCGGGCGCTCGACGCGATCGGGGGTGCGGCGCTCAGCGCGTTCGCCGTACTCCTCGTCGCGTGGGCCCTCGGAGTGGCCATCTCGGGGTCGCGCATCGACGGGGTGACCGCGCTCGTGCGCAACTCGGCCGTGCTCGCGCAGGTCGACGAGACCCTGCCGACCAGCGCCGACGGGGTGCTTCGGGCGTTCAACAACGTGGTGGGCACGTCGTTCTTCCCGCGCTACCTCGAGCCGTTCGCGAGCGAGCGCATCGTCAACGTCGGTCCCGGGCCCAAGCGGTTGCTCACCGATCCCGACGTCGACGCGGCGCAGGCCAGCGTGCTCAAGGTGCACGGCACCAACTCGTGCGGCAACGGCATCGAGGGCAGTGGCTTCGTCTACGCGCCCGGCCGGCTGATGACCAACGCCCACGTCGTCGCCGGGGTCGACGGGGTGGAGGTGCTGCTCGATGCCGGACCGCTGCCCGCCGAGGTCGTCTACTACAACGAGGACCTCGACGTGGCCGTGCTCGAGTTCGACTCGAGCGGCCTGCCGTCCCTGGTGTTCGACCGGGAGGCGAAGGCCGGCGACGGAGTGGCGATACTGGGCTATCCGCAGGACGGTCCGTACGACGTGCAGGTCGCGCGCGTGCGATCGGAGCAGCGGCTCCGCTCACCCGACATCTACGGCCAGGGCACCGTGCTGCGTGAGGTGTTCTCGCTGCGCGGGTTGGTGCGGCCGGGCAACTCCGGCGGACCGATCATCACGTCGGAGGGCCGGGTGGCGGGCGTCGTGTTCGCGGCGTCGGTCACCGACATGCAGACCGGCTATGCCCTCACCAGCGACGCGGTTGCCGAGAGCGCGGCCCTAGGCCTGACCGCCAGCGGCGCCGTCGACACGGGCGGCTGTGCGGGCTGA
- a CDS encoding CoA pyrophosphatase produces the protein MTAVSGLPAWLQPIVAGAASITVDDLTRFKPPDDSDARRSAVLMLFADTDGDGDGELLLTERAHHMRSHPGQVSFPGGMIDPGETPIEAALREADEEIGLDPSGVEVFAELPELWLPPSNFAVTPVLGYWRRRGPVGIASPDEVHAIHHVSIAELLDPTHRISVRHPSGWVGPGFLIGPDREVILWGFTAGIISRLFDHLGWSADWDGSRMRDLPDYMHHSDPTSADPRRFAQNTDFRERE, from the coding sequence GTGACAGCGGTGTCCGGGCTGCCGGCCTGGCTGCAACCCATCGTCGCCGGCGCCGCCAGCATCACGGTGGACGACCTGACCCGCTTCAAGCCGCCCGACGACAGCGACGCCCGGCGCAGCGCCGTACTCATGCTGTTTGCCGACACCGACGGTGACGGCGATGGCGAGCTGCTCCTGACCGAGCGCGCCCACCACATGCGCTCGCACCCCGGCCAGGTGTCGTTCCCCGGCGGGATGATCGACCCAGGGGAGACGCCGATCGAGGCGGCGCTGCGCGAGGCCGACGAGGAGATCGGCCTCGATCCCTCCGGCGTCGAGGTCTTCGCCGAGCTGCCCGAGCTGTGGCTGCCGCCGAGCAACTTCGCGGTCACGCCGGTGCTCGGCTACTGGCGCAGGCGCGGCCCCGTCGGCATCGCCAGCCCGGACGAGGTGCACGCCATCCACCACGTCTCCATCGCCGAGCTGCTCGACCCCACGCACCGCATCTCCGTGCGGCACCCGAGCGGCTGGGTCGGCCCGGGGTTCCTCATCGGCCCCGACCGCGAGGTCATCCTCTGGGGCTTCACTGCCGGCATCATCTCCCGGCTGTTCGACCACCTCGGCTGGAGTGCCGACTGGGATGGCTCCCGGATGCGTGACCTTCCCGACTACATGCACCACAGTGATCCCACCAGTGCCGACCCCCGACGGTTCGCACAGAACACCGACTTCCGGGAGCGCGAGTGA
- the acs gene encoding acetate--CoA ligase, which yields MADETLSNLLKEDRTFPPPEALAADANVKEEAYARAAEDREAFWAEAAERLDWGQKWDRVLDWDNPPFAKWFVGGTINAAYNCVDRHVEAGNGDKVAIHWVGEPADDSRDLTYADLKDEVSKAANALTDLGVAKGDRVAIYMPMLPETVIAMLACARLGAPHTVVFGGFSADALASRVDDCGAKVVITSDGGYRRGSPSALKPAVDEACTKTDKIEKVLVVRRTGQDVEWNDDRDVWWHDVVDSASPEHEPEMHDSEHPLYVMYTSGTTGKPKGILHTTGGYLTGTSYTHWAAFDLKPETDVFWCTADVGWVTGHSYMVYGPLANGATQVMYEGTPDSPHKGRWWEIIQQYGVTIFYTAPTAIRTFMKLGREIPDEFDLSSVRLLGSVGESINPEAYMWYREVIGGDRCPIVDTWWQTETGQLMISPLPGVTAGKPGSAMTAMPGIEADVVDDDGNSVPNGSGGYLVIKQPWPAMLRTLWGDDDRFEETYWSRFRKQGFYFAGDGAKKDDDGDIWLLGRVDDVMNVSGHRLSTTEIESALVSHPKVAEAAVVGAADETTGQAVCAFVILRDSAGDGGADIVEELRKHVQKEIGAIAKPRQIMVVPELPKTRSGKIMRRLLKDVAEHREVGDVTTLADSTVMDLIKKKEGSGAGDEG from the coding sequence ATGGCTGACGAGACGCTCTCAAACCTGCTCAAGGAAGACCGCACGTTTCCGCCGCCCGAGGCCTTGGCCGCCGACGCGAACGTGAAGGAAGAGGCCTACGCCCGGGCCGCCGAGGACCGCGAGGCGTTCTGGGCCGAGGCCGCGGAGCGGCTCGACTGGGGCCAGAAGTGGGACCGCGTCCTCGACTGGGACAACCCGCCGTTCGCGAAGTGGTTCGTCGGCGGCACCATCAACGCGGCGTACAACTGCGTCGACCGGCACGTCGAGGCCGGCAACGGCGACAAGGTCGCGATCCACTGGGTGGGTGAGCCCGCCGACGACAGCCGCGACCTGACCTACGCGGACCTCAAGGACGAGGTCAGCAAGGCCGCCAACGCGCTCACGGACCTCGGTGTCGCGAAGGGCGACCGGGTCGCGATCTACATGCCGATGCTGCCCGAGACCGTCATCGCGATGCTGGCCTGCGCCCGCCTCGGCGCTCCGCACACCGTGGTGTTCGGCGGCTTCTCGGCCGACGCACTCGCCTCGCGCGTCGATGACTGCGGAGCCAAGGTCGTCATCACGTCCGACGGCGGCTACCGCCGAGGCTCTCCCTCGGCGCTCAAGCCGGCGGTCGACGAGGCCTGCACCAAGACCGACAAGATCGAGAAGGTCCTCGTCGTACGCCGCACGGGCCAGGACGTCGAGTGGAACGACGACAGGGATGTCTGGTGGCACGACGTCGTCGACTCCGCCTCACCCGAGCACGAGCCCGAGATGCACGACTCCGAGCACCCGCTCTACGTCATGTACACCTCCGGCACGACCGGCAAGCCGAAGGGCATCCTGCACACGACCGGCGGCTACCTCACCGGGACGTCATACACGCACTGGGCGGCCTTCGACCTCAAGCCCGAGACCGACGTCTTCTGGTGCACCGCCGACGTCGGCTGGGTGACCGGCCACTCCTACATGGTCTACGGACCGCTCGCCAACGGTGCGACGCAGGTGATGTACGAAGGCACCCCCGATTCCCCGCACAAGGGCCGCTGGTGGGAGATCATCCAGCAGTACGGCGTGACGATCTTCTACACGGCGCCGACCGCGATCCGGACCTTCATGAAGCTGGGCCGCGAGATCCCCGACGAGTTCGACCTGTCGTCGGTGCGGCTGCTCGGCTCGGTCGGTGAGTCCATCAACCCCGAGGCCTACATGTGGTACCGCGAGGTCATCGGTGGCGACCGCTGCCCGATCGTCGACACCTGGTGGCAGACCGAGACCGGTCAGCTGATGATCTCGCCCCTGCCCGGCGTCACCGCCGGCAAGCCGGGCTCCGCGATGACCGCGATGCCCGGGATCGAGGCCGACGTCGTCGACGACGACGGCAACTCCGTGCCCAACGGCTCCGGTGGCTACCTCGTCATCAAGCAACCGTGGCCGGCGATGCTGCGCACCCTGTGGGGCGACGACGACCGCTTCGAGGAGACCTACTGGTCGCGCTTCCGCAAGCAGGGCTTCTACTTCGCCGGCGACGGAGCCAAGAAGGACGACGACGGCGACATCTGGCTGCTCGGCCGCGTCGACGACGTCATGAACGTCTCCGGGCACCGGCTCTCCACGACCGAGATCGAGTCGGCGCTGGTGTCGCACCCCAAGGTCGCCGAGGCGGCCGTGGTCGGTGCGGCCGACGAGACGACCGGCCAGGCAGTGTGCGCCTTCGTGATCCTGCGCGACTCCGCCGGTGACGGCGGCGCCGACATCGTCGAGGAGCTTCGCAAGCACGTGCAGAAGGAGATCGGCGCTATCGCCAAGCCCCGCCAGATCATGGTCGTGCCCGAGCTGCCCAAGACCCGTTCCGGCAAGATCATGCGCCGGCTGCTCAAGGACGTCGCCGAGCACCGCGAGGTCGGCGACGTCACAACCCTCGCCGACTCCACCGTGATGGACCTGATCAAGAAGAAGGAAGGGTCCGGGGCGGGCGACGAGGGCTGA
- the nhaA gene encoding Na+/H+ antiporter NhaA, with protein sequence MSPDTFPHDRGPRQRFFLPSRDAEEDTFLGDIFRRETVGGAVALVAAALAIIWANSSWSSAYLDLRSLTIGPLDLEHWAADGALTMFFFVAGLELKREFVVGSLRRPADAAVPVVAAACGVAVPALIFVVANMSQGDGATRGWAIPAATDIAFALAVLAVVGSNLPTSLRAFLLTLAVVDDLIVIVIIAVFYTSTLHLGALGLAGLAFVVWALAQHFRVSTPLVYLPLAGIAWWFTHESGIHATIAGVVLGLLTRVRPDKHEQRSPAERLEHLLSPVSAAVAVPFFAFMSAGVVVSGSLGELASSPVVVGVVLGLVVGKPIGVFGGAWLLTRFTRAELNDDLAWRDLVGVAVLAGVGFTVSLLVADLSFAGEVREQAKTAVLAGSFIAAVAGALLLGHRDRFHFTP encoded by the coding sequence ATGAGCCCCGACACGTTCCCGCACGACCGCGGACCCCGGCAACGGTTCTTCCTGCCGAGCAGGGACGCGGAAGAGGACACCTTCCTCGGCGACATCTTCCGGCGCGAGACTGTCGGAGGTGCGGTGGCACTGGTCGCCGCGGCGCTGGCGATCATCTGGGCAAACTCGTCATGGAGCTCGGCCTACCTCGACCTGCGCTCGCTGACGATCGGTCCGCTTGACCTCGAGCACTGGGCGGCCGACGGTGCGTTGACGATGTTCTTCTTCGTGGCCGGGCTCGAGCTCAAGCGCGAGTTCGTGGTCGGCTCGCTCAGGCGGCCCGCCGACGCTGCAGTGCCGGTCGTGGCCGCGGCCTGCGGGGTCGCCGTACCGGCGCTGATCTTCGTCGTTGCCAACATGTCGCAGGGCGACGGGGCGACGCGCGGTTGGGCGATCCCGGCGGCGACCGACATCGCCTTCGCGCTGGCCGTGCTGGCCGTCGTGGGCTCCAACCTGCCGACGTCGCTGCGCGCGTTCCTGCTGACCCTCGCGGTCGTCGACGACCTGATCGTCATCGTGATCATCGCGGTCTTCTACACCTCGACGCTGCACCTCGGTGCGCTCGGCCTGGCCGGCCTCGCATTCGTGGTGTGGGCGCTGGCCCAGCACTTCCGGGTGAGTACGCCGTTGGTCTACCTGCCGCTGGCGGGGATTGCGTGGTGGTTCACCCACGAGAGCGGGATCCACGCGACGATCGCCGGCGTCGTACTCGGGTTGCTGACGCGGGTGCGTCCCGACAAGCACGAGCAGCGCAGCCCCGCCGAGCGGCTGGAGCACCTGCTCTCGCCGGTCTCCGCAGCGGTCGCTGTGCCGTTCTTCGCGTTCATGTCGGCGGGCGTGGTGGTCTCCGGCTCGCTCGGCGAGCTGGCCTCGTCACCTGTCGTGGTCGGCGTGGTCCTGGGACTCGTGGTGGGCAAGCCGATCGGGGTGTTCGGCGGGGCCTGGCTGCTGACTCGCTTCACGCGGGCCGAGCTCAACGACGACCTGGCCTGGCGCGACCTCGTCGGGGTGGCTGTGCTGGCCGGCGTGGGGTTCACCGTCTCGTTACTGGTGGCCGACCTGTCGTTTGCCGGTGAGGTGCGCGAGCAGGCGAAGACCGCCGTACTCGCCGGATCGTTCATCGCCGCTGTGGCCGGGGCGCTGCTGCTCGGGCATCGGGACCGGTTCCACTTCACGCCGTAG
- a CDS encoding phage holin family protein has protein sequence MEPVKDTDPTIGRLVHDASRDISTLISKEIQLAKSELKISIKAGGTGIGLFAGAAFLGLLAIIMFSVALAYLIHWNGSGLDLHWAFLIVTAFYLLVAGLLGYVGLRKVKQVKAPEKAIHQAQETKNALTHK, from the coding sequence ATGGAACCGGTCAAGGACACCGATCCGACCATCGGCCGACTGGTCCACGACGCGAGCCGCGACATCTCGACGCTGATCTCGAAGGAGATCCAGCTGGCGAAGTCCGAGCTCAAGATCAGCATCAAGGCCGGGGGCACGGGCATCGGGCTGTTCGCCGGTGCCGCTTTCCTCGGGTTGCTGGCCATCATCATGTTCTCGGTGGCGCTGGCCTACCTCATCCACTGGAACGGCTCGGGCCTGGACCTCCACTGGGCGTTCCTGATCGTCACCGCGTTCTACCTGCTGGTGGCCGGCCTGCTGGGATACGTCGGCCTGCGCAAGGTCAAGCAGGTCAAGGCTCCCGAGAAGGCGATCCACCAGGCACAGGAGACGAAGAACGCCCTCACCCACAAGTGA